The following are encoded together in the Perca fluviatilis chromosome 23, GENO_Pfluv_1.0, whole genome shotgun sequence genome:
- the ptpn12 gene encoding tyrosine-protein phosphatase non-receptor type 12 isoform X4: MDQAGILRKFIQGVKAMSEGDEERGEDNFGSDFMRLRRLSTKYRTEKIYPTNVGEREENIKKNRYKDILPFDHTRVKLTLKTTNQDTDYVNANFIKGIDGPEAYIATQGPLQNTVIDFWRMNWEYNVAVIVMACREFEMGRKKCERYFPLLGEEPMSFGPFRISCEAEQARTDYFIRTLTVENEDETRRLTQFHYMNWPDHDVPSSFDSILDMIGLMREYQEHDDVPICVHCSAGCGRTGAICAIDYTWNLLKAGKIPEDFNVFRLIQEMRTQRHSAVQTKEQYELVHRAIAQLFDKQLQLLESSTNTQIHDGMDESSPVKAVHQSDDERWDTPPPKPPRIRSSQAEGDVKEEILQPPEPHPVPPILTPSPPSAFPTVTNVRQDNDRYHPKPVIHVLATTQNKEADQQQNQSEPSPNKQTSPSEQKDQDLQSRKQQTPVSNLDLNENYNNKSTSTKSESGQSQTQTPSSPLSPAVECSGAPRIERKLSIEIKKVPLQEGPRSFDTSSSMGVAGALGSSSANSAGVLQRAHAFKARSGQSLLTSSSSLSEDSGTEGGAAGCGESHADGGVLARPNHLPVKNQKGETHGAEKVEVKAGHALWAQACNSPDKQIPKTSSSSSSSDRVAPSSSSSSHLSSSSSSSSSTPVRTALSFTNPLHSDNSDEEGDVEMSGGKEGYRTNVSMVTAMVTASPHHGDQQSVRKVLPMSIAGQSTPSPSATTANCWDSDDSPPPLPARTPESFLLATEGP, translated from the exons CGGTTACGGAGGTTATCGACTAAATACCGGACAGAGAAGATCTACCCCACCAACgtgggagagagggaagagaataTCAAGAAGAACAGATACAAAGATATACTGCCAT TCGATCACACTAGGGTGAAGCTGACATTAAAAACGACCAATCAGGACACAGATTACGTCAATGCAAACTTtatcaag GGTATAGATGGCCCAGAGGCCTATATTGCAACTCAGGGCCCACTGCAGAACACTGTCATCGACTTCTGGAGGATGAACTGGGAGTACAATGTAGCT gTTATTGTGATGGCTTGTCGAGAGTTTGAGATGGGAAGG AAAAAGTGTGAGCGGTATTTCCCGCTGCTCGGGGAGGAGCCCATGAGTTTTGGCCCTTTCAGAATCTCCTGT GAAGCAGAGCAGGCCAGAACAGACTACTTTATCAGGACTTTGACGGTGGAGAATGAGGAC GAAACTCGGAGGCTAACGCAGTTCCATTATATGAACTGGCCCGATCACGACGTCCCCTCATCGTTTGACTCCATACTGGATATGATCGGACTGATGAGAGAATATCAAGAGCATGATGATGTCCCTATATGTGTGCACTGCAG TGCCGGCTGTGGGAGGACGGGTGCTATCTGTGCTATCGACTACACGTGGAACCTCCTCAAAGCTGGG aaaataccagaagattttaatgtttttcggTTGATCCAAGAGATGAGGACGCAACGGCACTCTGCTGTTCAGACCAAG GAGCAGTATGAGTTAGTTCATAGAGCGATCGCCCAGCTCTTTGACAAACAACTGCAGCTACTGGAGAGCTCCaccaacacacagatacatgatGGCATg GATGAAAGCAGTCCAGTTAAAGCAGTCCATCAGTCGGACGATGAGAGATGGGACACACCGCCTCCAAAACCTCCCCGCATACGCAG tTCCCAGGCTGAAGGTGATGTGAAGGAGGAGATACTCCAGCCCCCGGAGCCTCACCCAGTACCCCCCATTCTGACCCCGTCTCCCCCTTCAGCCTTCCCCACCGTCACCAACGTACGGCAGGACAACGACCGCTACCACCCCAAACCTGTCATACACGTCCTGGCTACCACACAG AATAAAGAAGCAGACCAGCAGCAGAACCAGTCCGAACCCAGTCCGAACAAGCAGACCAGTCCCTCAGAGCAGAAAGACCAAGATCTACAAAGTCGAAAACAGCAGACTCCGGTCTCAAATCTAGATCTCAATGAAAACTATAACAACAAATCAACATCGACAAAATCCGAATCGGGCCAAAGCCAGACTCAGACGCCCTCCTCGCCCCTCTCGCCAGCTGTCGAATGTTCTGGCGCTCCTCGGATCGAGAGGAAGCTGAGCATTGAGATTAAAAAGGTGCCGTTACAGGAAGGACCTCGTAGTTTTgacacttcctcctccatggGAGTAGCAGGTGCACTAGGCAGCAGTTCAGCCAATAGCGCAGGAGTGCTGCAAAGAGCCCACGCCTTCAAAGCCCGTTCTGGCCAGTCCCTGCTGACGTCTAGCTCCTCGCTGTCAGAGGACTCGGGCACGGAGGGGGGAGCGGCCGGATGTGGGGAGAGTCATGCAGACGGAGGCGTCCTAGCCAGACCAAACCACCTCCCCGTGAAGAACCAGAAGGGGGAGACGCATGGAGCGGAGAAAGTGGAGGTGAAGGCCGGCCACGCGTTGTGGGCTCAGGCCTGCAACAGCCCCGACAAACAGATCCCCAAAACCTCCTCTTCGTCTTCCTCTTCAGACCGCGTggctccatcctcctcctcctcctcccacctctcctcctcctcttcctcctcctcctctactcCCGTTAGGACTGCCCTTAGCTTCACCAACCCCCTGCACTCCGATAACTCGGACGAGGAGGGGGATGTAGAGATGTCCGGGGGAAAGGAGGGTTATCGTACTAATGTGTCCATGGTGACGGCCATGGTTACCGCATCCCCTCACCACGGAGACCAGCAGTCCGTCCGGAAGGTGTTGCCCATGTCGATCGCAGGGCAGAGCACTCCGTCACCCTCGGCCACCACAGCAA ACTGCTGGGACAGCGATgactcccctccccccctccctgcgAGAACTCCTGAGTCCTTCCTACTGGCCACAG